AATTTGGTGAAATTACTGGCCTGAATGAAACCCAGCCAATGCTTGACCCTCACTGATAAAGTTGTCCTTATCGTCAGTATAAACTATCCTTGCAAtcttaaatgaaattaaaagaagACAGGGAAGCAGGGAAAAAGTAAATCAATCATGTTTTCACTGAAAAGGTAAACGCGTATAGACAAGTGCAAGTAAATCTACCTCGTCATCTTCACTGCATCCTTCCGATGGATCGAGTAAATATCATCCTCTTCCCACTCAGGCTCAACCGGTACAAAGCTCATACTCCCCACTGCTCCATCAAAATGAAGTTTGTTCTCGTGAGAAACACAGTTATTTATTAGTTCCTGACTGTTGCTCTGAAGACACTTGGCAAGTGCATGGCtcaattcatccatatccaCATTGTCTGTCAATGACACACCTTTATTAGCAGCAAACTTGTTAATATTCATGAGAGAATCCTTACTACTAGACTTGACCCCTTTAGTATCTGTGTCTACGTCTTTAAGGTTTTGTATGTAGGGAGTATCTGTTTCTTCTGGAGTTGTTCTGTTGTCATGTGCAACATATGTATGATAAGGAGATACCATTGCATCCAACAATGTCAAGGCCTTATTGAAATCATTTACACCAGCCATGACATCTGCGATCAAGGTGTCATCAGCCCATGGCTGTAGCTCTTTCAGCTTTCGACACACCTCTAGAAAACCTCTTTCTCGGATAAAACCATCAGTTTGGTTGAAACAAGAATCGCCAACTTGACTATGATTTGCATCAGACTCTTTAGTAGCCATTAAAGATGGAAAACTTACAGACGGTAGCAGCAAGGATGAAAAAGGCTTCTCTAGAGTTGCTCCACTGTTCTTTGCGATGCTTTGAGATGGACCCCTTAAGGAAGTGGGCGGAACGGATAAGTTGGGGAAGGTTTCTCTCTCAGGCTCTGGCTCAAGATTTTGTTGCTTCAGTCTCTCATTAAGGTCAAATGCAGCCCAACCAGAAGTCTTAGCCCTCCTCCCAGACATCTTCTTATGTAGAGGACTTGTCACACTCGTAGAAGCAGCCATCTTAAGTTGACATTGAAAGCACTTAAATCATTTCAAGTGCCACACCACCACCTCTTCTTGGCTATAATTTAATTAGTGTCTCCttaattcaagtttaagttTTGGCTCcggattattaaaaaaatgacagCTTTACTGAAAGAGTTCAAAACTGCACAAAAATTCCAACATCAAATTTCAAATGAAAGATAATACAAGCAATAAGGCTGGTTGAAAAATGATGTTTAACTATGAAGATTCATTCTAAACTACCAACTATCATAAGATCTCCACTTTAGATCAGTctacattttttttcctttttaatatcTATGGTGTCGCGGCTAGCTTGTGTCCACATGATTAATTCAACGAACAGCCTGTCCAACCGACAAGCATAGGTTTTTGATGTGATCATGCTCACCAAGGTTAGATCAGGTGAACTCATCAAGTGTTCAAGCTAGGATTAAAACTTGAAATCTCTAGGTAGTTAGTCCCCACCTCAACCACTAGGACTTCTACTAGTGACCTTTTGATCAGTTACCACGATGCAAATTAATTTGAGTAATCCGATCCAATTAAAACATTGTATGGTATCTACCTCTCCAATTGTacataaaagtaaaaaacaatttttacaAAGCTTATCTCCTAcaataattttagtaaaaacatgaACTTTCTACATTTTCAAACTTATTGCAGCATTCAGAAGCAGAAAATCCAACGTTAAGCTAAAAATTTAGGAAAACCATAATTAACATGTATTTCTGTTCAAAATCTTGATGCCGTACAATAATCACCTTCAGTAAAGTTTAATTTTCTAACCATCTCAAACCCTTTGTATCACTAAGAAGCTGTTAAATCCAACCTTTAGCTACAAATTTACGAAAACTACATTAACAATATTCCTGTTCGAAATCTTCATGTCCTCCTACAATCACCTtcagtaaaattaaaatttttaacgACACAAAACGTTTGCATCACTTAGAAGCTGAAAATCCAACCATCTCTAcctttctacttttttttttttttgaaagtagTAAAAATCCAACCTTTAGCTCATTTTTAGGAGAACTACAATCAATTTTGTATTCCTGTTCAAAACTTTCATGTCCTTCAATAACCACCTACAGTAAGATTTCAAATCTCTAAGGACTTCAGTTCCTTAGCAATCATTCAGAAACAGTAAACATCCAACCTTTTTTTTTAGCAGTAAGAATCCAAACTTTAGCTTAACTTTAGGAAAATATCAAGTATTCCCTTCGTTCACTTTTACTTATCCACTTTTAAGACTTTACACGTCTCTTAAGAAACAATGATTGATATGAATACTTTACCATAATGCCCATCTTAATTGATGTTTAGTATAAggtcttgaaaaataatttggggAATAAGTGATTAACACCAAGGgtaaaacatgaaaatttttTGGTCTTTTCTCAATATTTAAAAGCTATGTTGCTCGGCCTCTTCAAACATTTTACTGGGTGAATGTCGGATCCTCTTTTTAGAAGATCCAACACGGGTGCGGCtgcatttttggagagtccaaGCAATATAGGTTAAAAGTGCCAAATTAAAGTGAAAAACAATTATTTGAATAGCACACGAGTAAAAGTAAACAGAGAGAGTAATATATGTTCCTAATCAAAGCCTTAATGTCCAATAGTTATCAGCTTCACTAAACTTATAATTTCTTAAAGCTTAACCTAAGGGTGTGACTTGGTGGTCAATGGAGTGAATTGAGATCGACAAGGTTCCAGAAACTAAACACAAGGTGATTTCTTTCTATTTGTTCTAGGTTACTTATGGTATATGTTGTCGATGGGGGTATCCGTAGTCTAGGTGTGCACAGGATGGTCCAAACAACACAGTTATAAAATAAACGAATTCCTACAACATACAAAACCTTTACACCATTCAGAAACAACTAAACTCCaaattttcctttgttttttttttttataaagcaataaaaatcCAACCTTCAGTTTAAGAAAAACAATTCTTCGTAAACACATGTAAGCAGGAATCAAGGGCAAAATCGTCAATATACCTTTGGGAGTTCTCTtcgcataaaaaaaattgaaagataaaTCAGGAAAAACTGAACCGGAGGTATCGTATCCACGGGGTGAAAGGAGTATATGAAGGATTAGAGAGCTGAGATGAAAACTGAAGAATCGGATATTGGTTGTTGACGGCGGCGGAGAAGGCGGACGGCGATGCTGATAGGGATCTGCTTCTGCAATCCATAAACAGTTGGTGAATTTTCCGATTGAATCTCCGGCGATCGTccagaagaaaagagaaattgaaaaaaaaggaagaaaatagagaggataaagaagaagaagaattcaaagtaattaaattgaaacaaatgaaagaaaaaaaaatctcaataaactcaacttcaacaatttttttaaaattatttttctagtttttgaatattaattttatgtggtttggaaaaaaaaagttccCACAAGGctataattaatttgtttgtgACAACTTGAAAAGTCAATTTTGGCATgctacattaattaattaattaattaattaaaaataattaaatcaaaatgcCTTTAGTTATTTAACAAGAATTAGTTCTGATATTCGGATTTTAGAtttgaattttaagaaaattaaaaattgaagcGAGTCATAATGGACCTTGAAAGCATGAATGGtacttttattatgaaaattaaattgaGTCTGAGAATTACTACGATCTATTTGAAAAGGATATTCTTAAGTTTGATAATAATTGAAAGTATATGTTATTTTACGATAAGTCAGCAATGATAAAATTGATCATGTAagtaataaatgtttttttagtaCCTATTGGATAGTCATCATAGCTTTCGTAGAGATAGCTTATTCATGTAGTTTTTGTTGAGTAGACTAATTTTTTCTTTCGTTGAGCATATCATTCAAATTAGTTCTTTATGCAAAATCAAATAACTTTTGCATCGTGAAAGAAACACTCTCTAGTACTATCGTATTtgtcaatatataaaaaatagatttCATCTCTTGTGAAGAGCGAAACATTCGCTCATGTGCAATAATGACCATACCAATACTATTATTGGTAAAGCAAAGAAGTAAATATAATAGATAATGTATTATGAATCTTAATGACTTTTCAATTTTCGATACATGAAATTAGATTTTCTAACAATACATATGTTGTATTATGTGTTTCGTCTCTCCCTTTTGCAAATCAGAACCAACTATTCTGATGATCCTAAGCAAGAACGACGAAGTTTTTCTTGAAGGATGATCAATCAGAATGTGTATTGAATATTCAATGGAAATTATGTCataagtttttttataaatgaaaaaatacgATATTGAACATCGAATAAgggataaaaaataaagtatatgatgatttatttattttgtaattgagatgttttttgaaatcaataatcCATGGTTCGAGAACCAAAACATAAATTGTCATTAGTTTTTTCATAATTGAGAAATTTTTGAAGGTCAATAATACACagtttgaaaaataatgtattataaTTTCACTGATTTATCTCGTGATTATCTAATATTGTGcaacattttaattaagaacaaaattcaaaagtcttGTATCTAAAATTTTACGTCCAGTTGAACTAAGACACATAAATAAGACAAAGTGAATATCATATCTATTTTTGTATTTGCATTTTCTCAATATCGATAATAAAACAACttacttcataaaaaaagacaaaatgAATATCAATCTAATATAATTATCCAATTAAGTTTATCTATTACGATCAAATAATACACATCAATAAATATGTTTACTTATTCAAAGTAAATCCCAATAacaatatatgtaatataatccTATAGAGtaagacataaaataatataacgtATGGAAAATTTATTCTCACgtaaaaaatagatatttatttttgatatgcGCTCCgcttaaaaaaaaacacaatcaaaTTGTACCAAAAACAACAACTTATAACAAAAAATAGCATAATTTTAAGTGaatctcaaaatataattactttttTGGGGCTTTTTTTTTCCATAGAACACTCCTAAAGAAAAACCCCCAAAAATCTTTTTCATATAAAGTTGCTTCTTTTACTTCAACACATTTGGATTCTCCAATACGATTTTCTTCTCAGGTAATTGAAGACCCTTTTctgtttattaatttattttttttggcgTTGTTTTAGTTCATTGGGGTGTTGAAAGCTACATTCGTCCATGGGGTGAGGGTGGGATGGGGGGATTCTTGTTTCATTGTTAGCGGTTTCTGAAAAATGTAGTCTTTTTGATGTTCATTGAATTGTGTATGGATTTCTGGGGTTTGGTGATTCTTGTTGAAATAAATCATGGTTTCTTTAATGTACCATTTTTGTTATATAGTTGGTTTTCAtctgtttgtttgtttgtttatgtTTGGGACAGTTTAAGGCAATAAATGTGAATGCAAGTGGGATTTTTTTGGAGATAAACAACATTATTATGAAAATGAGGAAGACTGtcagttttttccttttttgggcGAAAAGTAACTATGAACATTGATTGTTGATAATTTGTGTGGTGTGTTGTAGTGATCTTTGAATGTTGTCTTTTTGTATACTATCTGATGCATGAGACCATGTGCAATGTTGTTTTTCCTGTGACTTCTTAGTTGGAGGAAGCCTTTAACCGTTCTTCAGAGCTTCGTAGGGTGGGTTCTATCTTTACTGTCATTTAATTCTTGATTTAGCTATGTCAAAGGGAAGAATAACTAAAATTATAGAGACGTATACCTAAATGCTAATATCTTTTAGAAAATGTTCTGTTATTTTTCTGTTGTATGTGCTAATTTTTCCATTAAAGATATAATTTTGATACTCCCTACTCTAAGTTTTGGTTTAACAAGGCTCTACTTTAGTTAGTATATCACTACTCCCTACTCTAAGTTTTGGTTTAACAAGTCTCTACTttagttatatataaatatagttttatataaatagaactTAATGTTCTATGCTAAGAGGAATCTCATGAGTGAGCCAAAAAGAAATGAAGGTTAAGAAGCTACTCTTCATCAGTACaaagtctctctctctctataccCTCATAGGCTGTTCTATTTCTTCATCTCCAGACTGTCCACATAAGTGTTATAGGAGAAACATTCCCACTTTCTATTTCTTCTCTTCCGTCTCCAAAAGTTCCAACTGGTTCATTCTCGAGAACCTTGACTATTGTTGTTTCTTTCTTGAGAACCTTGACTTTGTTGTTTCTTTCTTGAAATGATCGTCTTTTTGTCTAACCTCGTTTAACGTTCACCTTCAAAGAACTCGTTTTTTTGCAGACACAAAATTTTATCATGAATGTATGTGAAAGCAACAGCCTATAAATGGTGATTCAAGTTGAAACCCCTTTAGATGTATCAAGCTTCTTGACATTGTGTTCTATAATAATAATGCCATCTAACTTGTTATTAAGAATGTGGAAACTGCCATTATGAGGAATGAGTTGCTGTGAGCAAAAATGTACAAGTATTAGATGATATGAAAGGCGTTGATCAAGGTGTCTGCTTTTTCCATTGGATATAATTGAGAATCCAAATACTAGAGGAACTTTCATCTCTTCTCAAGTGCAACCAACTAGTGAAATATAAGAGCATGGATGATTTTCTATAAGTTCATGGCTTTTATGAAGAAGATTTTCTTGGATTTTGACTGTAAAGGTGCACATAGCTTGTAAATAAGTGTGAGCTGCCCACTTGACATGGCTTGCTCACATCCCGCACTGACCTACATGTGCATCAGTCCATACATATGGAACAATTCTGACTAAAAGTGCTAAAAGGGGATGGGATCAATCTAGAATCACATGGAAAGGAATTACTACAAAGACCTACAATTTCTTCGAATCAGTGTTGGCTTAGCTGAAATTAGGGCACAATGGAAGATAAAGATTCGTATAGGTGATATCGATAAATAGAGAATAGGTTTAGTCTTGTTAGTTGTTAGTACATTCATTTTGAACCTGTTGCTTTTCTAGGAGCAATTTGACCTAATCAAGTTATAtgtaaacaatatatttttcacatttatttttgtttggtatgaattatgatgatgacATGAGTTAAGATTAAACAGAGAAACATGGTCAGTGAGGTATCATGTAGCCAACCCCACCTTGTTCGGGATTGAGGCATAGTTGTTATTTCTGATTGCATATTTAgtcttaattcattattgatggTTGTTCAACACACATTTGTTTTTATGATAGTGTGCTTAACTTGTTGGTTTTTCAATATAGTACTTGTTGGTTTTTCGGTATACTGTTCTTAACTTCATATTGGTAAATGACAGCTTAAATTGTTGATTTAATGATTATTCATGATCAATTGACCAAAATTAATCATGTAGGACATTCtctttatactttttaaaatccaTTTGGAGATATATACACCAAAGCATGGATGATGTCGACATAGAATTGGATGAACTGGAATTagttgctgctgctgctggtTACCACTATTATAATTGTATAGCTAGGCAGCCTTCTCATGGTTCAACTCCTAAAGGGTCTGGGTTCTTGACCGAACTGCTCAGTGCCGACAATGATGTGTGTCGGGAAATGTTAAGGATGGATAAACATGTTTTTCACAAGCTATGTAACATCCTTCGAGAAAGAGCCATGCTACGTGACACAGCTGGTGTTATGATAGAGGAGCAATTGGCAATATTTTTGAACATTGTTGGCCACAATGAACGCAACAGGGTAATACAAGAGCGTTATCAGCACTCTGGTGAAACAATAAGCAGGCATTTTAATAATGTATTGAGGGCACTTAAGTCGTTATCGCGCGAGTTCCTTCAACTTCCTCCAGTCAGTACTCCTCTCCAGATCCTTGAAAGTAACAGATTCTACCCGTATTTTGAGGTTAGCCTCTGATCCCCTTCTTTCTTATTTCATTTCGTTGTAGATTGGACTTATTGACCTGACTATTTTATTACAGGATTGCATTGGTGTCATCGATGGCATGCGTATCCCTGCTCATGTGCCAGCCAAGGATCAATCTCGTTTTCGTAATAGGAAGGGTATTTTGACCCAAAATGTATTGGCAGCGTGCACATTGGATCTCCAATTTATATTTGTCTACCCTGGCTGGGAAGGCTCAGCTACAGATTCACGGGTACTGAGAGCAGTTCTAGATGATCCTGATCAAAACTTCCCTCCAATTCCTGAAGGTTGTTCATAATTATTGTACATAATAGTTTTGTcttactttagttcatttttcttttctatgcATACTCAAACAACTCAttgatatttatcaaaaattgtCTGTTGCAGGGAAATATTATCTTGTTGATACAGGTTATGTTAATATGAATGGATTTATTGCTCCATTTCCAGGAATTCGATATCATCTTCCTGAATATCGGGGTGCTAATCTATTACCTAGAAATGCAAACGAGTTATTTAACCACCGGCATGCATCACTTAGAAATGCCATTCAGAAATCTTTTGATGTGCTGAAAACAAGATTTCCAATCCTCAAACTTGCTCCTCAATATGCTTTTCATACACAGAGGGACATTGTTATAGCTGCATGTGTTATTCACAATCACATCCGGCGTGAGGATAAGAGTGACTGGTTGTTTAAAGACATTGAAGGAAGATATGTAGAAGAGTTGCCTGATTTAGATGACAATCCTGATCCACACTTGGCTTTTCAGATACAAGAACAGAGTGCCTCTGCATTGAGAGATTCCATTACAGCAGCAATGTGGAATGACTTCATCAATAAATGGGATGAGTGGTGATTCATGCTTCTTGGAGAAAAGATGTGAATACTTTCATGTGTTCATGGGATGAGTGGAGAAAAGTTATACCCCATATTcacaatataattttctttttgataaagGTGGCATTTGGGCTAGCTTCCGTACACCTAGACTAGTTCCACCGGGTACCTGCTGCTTCTCACCAGCAGTTACCGGGAGCGATCTATTTTAGAACCTTATATGTATAAGATGCTGATTTTGAATAGAGGTTTGCACCTGACAACTTTCTTGGATATACTGTCAAAGAGGGAAGGTAGAATTGGTGTTTGCCATTGTGAGAACTGAGAAgcatttttttttgctttgtcATAGTAAGTTGTAATACTAGCAAGATAACACTCATCCTTCAACCTGTGAATcatcttcttttcctttttctgtgCCCAAATTTGAGTTGCTTTCTTCTGCATTCTGTTGTTATCTACTGATAATAGTAACTTATATCATTGTCAACCTGGATGATAGCAAAAAGTTCTTTGGACAgagttaataaaatttattctaGATAATTCATAGATTAATACACACGAAAAGTATTAGTACATATAACGATCCGCGACATTTTTGGGCTTTTAGGAGTTATTTTATAGAATtagataattttttctatttttattgtgTGTAAGCTCAAGAATATTTGGTGAAATAGTTTTCAAGacgattttttttgaaaaaatttacaaGACCCTCCTATGGAGTTGGAGGAGCAATATATATTGTTTCACCATGATTTGTGAAGTTTGGATATTTAGAAtccattttacattaattaggcgatattttcaattttttatgtgtGTTAGCCCATTAATATTTggtgaaatattttttggacaattttttgaaaaaaactttataagacCCACCGTAAGGAGTTGTGGAGCAATATATATAGCCTCACTATGATCCGCGACATTTTTGGACATTTAGGTGCTATTTTATAGGAATTAGgcagattttttaatttttcgtgtgtgttAGCCCATGAATATTTggtgaaatattttttggacaattttttgaaaaaaacgtTATATGACCCACCGTAAGGAGTTGTGGAGCAATATGTATAGCCTCACTATGATCCGCGACATTTTTGGACATTTAGGTGCTATTTTATAGGAATTAggcaaattttttaatttttcgtgtATGTTAACCCATGAATATTTGGTGAAATATTTTTCGgacaattttttgtaaaaaactTTATAAGACCCACCGTAAGGAGTTGTGGAGCAATATGTATAGCCTCACTATGATCCGCGACATTTTTGGACATTTAGGTGCTATTTTATAGGAATTAggcaaattttttaatttttcgtgtATGTTAACCCATGAATATTTGGTGAAATATTTTTcggacaattttttgaaaaaaccttTATAAGACCCACCGTAAGGAGTTGTGGAGCAATATGTATAGCCTCACTATGATCCGCGACATTTTTGGACATTTAGGTGCTATTTTATAGGAATTAggcaaattttttaatttttcgtgtATGTTAACCCATGAATATTTGGTGAAATATTTTTcggacaattttttgaaaaaaccttTATAAGACCCACCGTAAGGAGTTGTGGAGCAATATGTATAGCCTCACTATGATCCGCGACATTTTTGGACATTTAGGTGCTATTTTATAGGAATTAggcaaattttttaatttttcgtgtATGTTAACCCATGAATATTTGGTGAAATATTTTTcggacaattttttgaaaaaaccttTATAAGACCCACCGTAAGGAGTTGTGGAGCAATATGTATAGCCTCACTATGATCCGCGACATTTTTGGACATTTAGGTGCTATTTTATAGGAATTAggcaaattttttaatttttcgtgtATGTTAACCCATGAATATTTGGTGAAATATTTTTcggacaattttttgaaaaaaccttTATAAGACCCACCGTAAGGAGTTGTGGAGCAATATGTATAGCCTCACTATGATCCGCGACATTTTTGGACATTTAGGTGCTATTTTATAGGAATTAggcaaattttttaatttttcgtgtATGTTAACCCATGAATATTTGGTGAAATATTTTTcggacaattttttgaaaaaaccttTATAAGACCCACCGTAAGGAGTTGTGGAGCAATATGTATAGCCTCACTATGATCCGCGACATTTTTGGACATTTAGGTGCTATTTTATAGGAATTAggcaaattttttaatttttcgtgtATGTTAACCCATGAATATTTGGTGAAATATTTTTcggacaattttttgaaaaaaccttTATAAGACCCACCGTAAGGAGTTGTGGAGCAATATGTATAGCCTCACTATGATCCGCGACATTTTTGGACATTTAGGTGCTATTTTATAGGAATTAggcaaattttttaatttttcgtgtATGTTAACCCATGAATATTTGGTGAAATATTTTTcggacaattttttgaaaaaaccttTATAAGACCCACCGTAAGGAGTTGTGGAGCAATATGTATAGCCTCACTATGATCCGCGACATTTTTGGACATTTAGGTGCTATTTTATAGGAATTAggcaaattttttaatttttcgtgtATGTTAACCCATGAATATTTGGTGAAATATTTTTcggacaattttttgaaaaaaccttTATAAGACCCACCGTAAGGAGTTGTGGAGCAATATGTATAGCCTCACTATGATCCGCGACATTTTTGGACATTTAGGTGCTATTTTATAGGAATTA
The window above is part of the Solanum pennellii chromosome 5, SPENNV200 genome. Proteins encoded here:
- the LOC107020355 gene encoding uncharacterized protein LOC107020355 codes for the protein MAASTSVTSPLHKKMSGRRAKTSGWAAFDLNERLKQQNLEPEPERETFPNLSVPPTSLRGPSQSIAKNSGATLEKPFSSLLLPSVSFPSLMATKESDANHSQVGDSCFNQTDGFIRERGFLEVCRKLKELQPWADDTLIADVMAGVNDFNKALTLLDAMVSPYHTYVAHDNRTTPEETDTPYIQNLKDVDTDTKGVKSSSKDSLMNINKFAANKGVSLTDNVDMDELSHALAKCLQSNSQELINNCVSHENKLHFDGAVGSMSFVPVEPEWEEDDIYSIHRKDAVKMTRSAARHSKAASEAYLRGDHFSAQHFSLKAQEEWDAANRLNAQAAKEILTARNGKNDQWTLDLHGLHAKEAVQALQEHLQKIESQVAQNKRSFGAAVSFDVENESKGSHLLNKQRPAFLEVITGKGIHSRGQAALPMAIRSFLVEKGYRYEETRPGVITVRPKFRPR
- the LOC107018877 gene encoding uncharacterized protein LOC107018877, translated to MDDVDIELDELELVAAAAGYHYYNCIARQPSHGSTPKGSGFLTELLSADNDVCREMLRMDKHVFHKLCNILRERAMLRDTAGVMIEEQLAIFLNIVGHNERNRVIQERYQHSGETISRHFNNVLRALKSLSREFLQLPPVSTPLQILESNRFYPYFEDCIGVIDGMRIPAHVPAKDQSRFRNRKGILTQNVLAACTLDLQFIFVYPGWEGSATDSRVLRAVLDDPDQNFPPIPEGKYYLVDTGYVNMNGFIAPFPGIRYHLPEYRGANLLPRNANELFNHRHASLRNAIQKSFDVLKTRFPILKLAPQYAFHTQRDIVIAACVIHNHIRREDKSDWLFKDIEGRYVEELPDLDDNPDPHLAFQIQEQSASALRDSITAAMWNDFINKWDEW